TCATGGCCGCCACATCCCACACATATACGAGAATACTTGCTTGCTCAATTTTTTCCATCGTTCGCTGAACGCCGATGGCCTCAATGGCATCTTGAGCCTCACGGAGACCCGCTGTGTCAACAAGCCGGAATTGCACACCTTTAATATTGAGTACTTCTTCGATGGTGTCGCGGGTAGTGCCTGCGATGTCTGATACGATGGCACGTTCCTCGTTGAGCAAGGTGTTGAGGAGGGTGGATTTTCCCGCGTTTGGCCGTCCCGCAATGACGGTGACAACCCCCGTTTTCAAGGCGTTGCCCAACGAAAAGGAGCGCAGTAGATTTTGAATGTACTTCCTGATTCTTTCCACCAAAGTTTTCAATTGGGTGCGGTCTGCAAATTCCACATCCTCTTCCGCAAAATCGAGCTCGAGTTCTACAAGGCTGGCGAAACCAATAAGCTCTTCGCGTAGATGTTGGATTTCATTTTTAAAACCACCTCTCAATTGCCGCATAGCTACACCATGCGCTACCTCGCTTTCGCTGGCAATCAAATCCGCAACAGCTTCGGCTTGGCTTAAATCCATTTTGCCGTTCAAGAAAGCTCGCAGCGTGAACTCGCCGGGGGCAGCCATTCTGGCACCATTTTGAAGACACAGTTGAATTGTTTCTTGCAGGATATATGGCGAACCGTGACAACTGATTTCAACAACATCTTCCCCCGTGTATGATTGCGGATTTTTAAAAACAGTGACCAACGCCTCATCAATCACTCGCTCGCCACCATCCGTCGCAGCGATTATTTTGCCAAAATGTGCCGTATGGCTTGGTTGGTTTTCCAAGCGTTTTCCCTTAAAAATCTTGTCTGCAATAATGACAGCGCGAGGGCCGGACAACCGAACGACCCCAGTAGCCCCCACTCCCGGTGGGGTAGATAGCGCTACAATGGTAGAAGACAGGTCAGGCGCGAGCATGAATAAAGTCTCAATACATGACAACTCAAGGTGCAACGTTACGAAGATTCAAGTTCTCTCAAAAAACAAGGCTTGGCCATTCACATTTCAAAAAACACCTCGCCGTCATCCTGAAGCCACATTTTCACGGTGGGATAGCGAAACATGATGTTGGAAAAAAGAATGTGGTAATCCTCGGCATTGATGTTGGGAGCATCTTCCGGGTTTCGGTGTAGATTCATAAGACGGCGAAAAATGGATTCGGGTATTTTTGAATTATAAGCCAAAGCCCGAAGTTTGACCTGCATCGGAGATTCTTCCAAGGTGGTCAGATACTGCTCCAACAAACGTGAAAGATAAAACTTGTCCTTAATCTGGCGAGGATAGATTCTTTTCATTGTCGTGGCATTTAATCAATTGACGGCAATGGCAATGGTGGCCATGCTCAGTTTTGTGTTAGGTACGCCCAGAAGTGCTTTCCCGCACTCTTCCAATGTGGCACCTGTCGTCAACACATCGTCCACGAGCAACAAATGCTTACCCGCGATAAGAGAGGGTTTGTCCACAACAAATATTTCACCGACATTGCCAAAACGGTCCATCCGCTTTTTTTTCGTCTGCGTTTCGGTGAACGACCTCCTTATCAAGACTCGATGCAAGACGGGGATGCCCATTGCATCAGAAAGACCTTGAGCAAATACAGCACTCTGATTATATCCCCGAAGCCTTTCCTTTTTAGGGTGGAGCGGCACGGGGATTATCGACTCAACCGATTGAAACACCTCTGAAGACCTTAGTTTTTTGCCAAACGCCCTTCCGATTTTTAACCCTATGTCCGGTTGGTTGTGGTATTTTAACTGATGTAGAGCCTGTTGCACTGGCCCCTTCCTGCTGAAATAATACATAGCAGCACCGCTTTCGATATTTACCCTGCCCCACAATCTGTTGGTAAACTCGTTCTCGCGTGAAAAGTGCATTTCCGATGTAGAAACTTTTAACTGGCACTTGAAGCAAAAACAAACATCGCCATGCGGGAGCTCTTCGCCGCAGGCAGCACATAACTCAGGATAGAGTAGATGCACAAAACCACTCCAAAGTTCGCGTACCGAAGGAAAAGTCATTTGCGACACAGTTATAATTTTTTTGCAAGGCGATTAAATGAAAGTACATTCAAAAATATCCTCTTCGACTCAAATGACAAACGATATATGAAAAAAAGACGCGATTTGCCCAATTTTTTTAGCCTATTTAATTTTTTTGCGTAAAACTTTGGTCGCGCTATTTGAAAAATAGAAACCCGTAGTACCTTTGCGCCCGCTTAACAAAAAAGCGCCCTAAGTAAACGGCACAAAAGAGTCCGTTTGTTCGGTTTGAAGGGACAGACCAAAGATTTTTTAAGAAAAAAAATCCATTGGGTTGATTAATTTCAAAAACAAATTACCTTTGCGTCCCTTTTCAAGTGAAATACAAAAAAAGAATATCCGATATCCGTTTCTGCGGGTTCATTAGATATAAAAGTTCATTGACAGGATGAGCGAGAGGAAGGACAATGCGATGCATGTTGAAATGGCGTGCATTGCGAGGATGTAAGCGTTGAGGTTTTTGAGGATTCGGTAATGGAATTGGGTGGTTTTTAGGAACAAAGTTCTGTTGTTTGTTACGTCGTTGAGGCGTGGCATTCGACGGGATTAATGATACACGATGGAGAGTTTGATCCTGGCTCAGGATGAACGCTAGCGGCAGGCCTAATACATGCAAGTCAAGGGGACCTTTCGGGGTCACCGGCGGACGGGTGCGTAACGCGTACACAACGTGCCTTCGACAGGGGGATAGCATTGGGAAACTGGTGGTAATACCCCGTGGCATCCAGTGGCGGCATCGCCGTTGGATTAAAGTTTCGGCGGTCGGAGATCGGTGTGCGTCTGATTAGCTTGTTGGCGGGGTAACGGCCCACCAAGGCGACGATCAGTAGGGGGTGTGAGAGCATGGCCCCCCACATGGGTACTGAGACACGGACCCAACTCCTACGGGAGGCAGCAGTAAGGAATATTGGACAATGGCCGGAAGGCTGATCCAGCCATGCCGCGTGGAGGAAGAAGGCGCTCTGCGTTGTAAACTTCTTTTGGACGGGGACAAACCGCTCGAATGTTCGGGCGTTGAGGGTACCGTCAGAATAAGCACCGGCTAACTCCGTGCCAGCAGCCGCGGTAATACGGAGGGTGCGAGCGTTATCCGGAATCACTGGGTTTAAAGGGTGCGTAGGCGGCGGGGTAAGTCAGTTGTGAAATTCCCCGGCTCAACCGGCGGGACTGCGATTGATACTGCCTTGCTTGAAACAGGTTGAGGTGGGCGGAATGTGGCATGTAGCGGTGAAATGCATAGATATGCCATAGAACACCGATTGCGAAGGCAGCCTTCTGGGCCTGATTTGACGCTGAGGCACGAAAGCGTGGGGAGCAAACAGGATTAGATACCCTGGTAGTCCACGCCCTAAACGATGTTTACTTGCTGTTCCCGCCTGCGCGGGAGTGGCGGAGCGAAAGCGATAAGTAAACCACCTGGGGAGTACGCCGGCAACGGTGAAACTCAAAGGAATTGACGGGGGTCCGCACAAGCGGTGGAGCATGTGGTTTAATTCGATGATACGCGAGGAACCTTACCTGGGCTAGAATGCGCGGTGAAGTGATCTGAAAGGTGAAACGCCCGCGCAAGCGGGCAGCGCGCAAGGTGCTGCATGGCTGTCGTCAGCTCGTGTCGTGAGATGTTGGGTTAAGTCCCGCAACGAGCGCAACCCCCGCGTCCAATTGCCAGCGAGTAAAGTTGGGGACTTTGGACGGACTGCCGCCGCAAGGTGCGAGGAAGGTGGGGACGACGTCAAGTCATCATGGCCTTTATGTCCAGGGCTACACACGTGCTACAATGGTGGGGACAGAGGGCAGCCACTCCGCGAGGAGGCGCGAATCTCTCAAACCCCATCCCAGTTCGGATCGGAGTCTGCAACCCGACTCCGTGAAGGTGGAATCGCTAGTAATCGCGCATCAGCCATGGCGCGGTGAATACGTTCCCGGACCTTGTACACACCGCCCGTCAAGCCATGGGAGCTTGGGGCGCCTGAAGACGGTGACTTTACGGGGAGCTGTCTAAGGCGAAACAGGTGACTGGGGCTAAGTCGTAACAAGGTAGCCGTACCGGAAGGTGCGGCTGGAATACCTCCTTTTAAGAGAGACTGCCCGGGCTTCCGGAGCCGTTTCGCGCAGGAGCCTTTTGGCCTACGTCCTCAAGTTCGGCCTTTCGCTCGCCGTCAGTGTCACAGGGCTATAGCTCAGTTGGTTAGAGCGCTACACTGATAATGTAGAGGTCACCAGTTCAACTCTGGTTAGCCCTACGAAAGAGAGCGCCCTGCGCTCCGGCGTTCGGCCGTTCTATCGGTCGGTTGTGCGTGCAGGGGGGGATTAGCTCAGCTGGCTAGAGCACTAGCTTTGCAAGCTAGGGGTCATCGGTTCGAATCCGATATCCTCCACGATGTTTGGGCGTCGCCGTTGTTCGGCGGATCCCGCGACAGTTTGATTAGGCTGGGGTGTTAGGCGAGGGTCATGGCCGGGCGTGAGCCCGGTTTCGTCGCCTGCCCCTGATGCATAAAGAGTTCATTGACAAGGCTGGGAGGAGAATGAAAGGAGCAGAAGCAGAGAAGGCGAAGTTGGTCGAAAGACCGAGCGGCTTTCGGCAGGAATGCCGGAGGAGAGCGTCCCCATTGGGGGAGCTTGAGCAGAGACATGTCGCGGCCTTTTGGTGCCGCGGCGCGATACGGAAGCGAGACAAGGGCGCATGGGGGATGCCTTGGCTCCCGGAGGCGACGAAGGACGCGGTAAGCTGCGAAAAGCGGCGGGGAGGTGCAAACGACCGCAGATCCGCCGATGTCCGAATGGGGCAACCCGTCACGCTGAAGGCGTGAAGACACAAGTCGCGAACCCGCCGAACTGAAACATCTAAGTAGGCGGAGGAAAAGAAAACAAGTAGTGATTCCGCGAGTAGTGGCGAGCGAAAGCGGAGGAGGCCAAACCGTCCCGCGTGCGGGCCGGGGTTGTAGGACTGCGCCGTGAGGCGGCGTGCGTTAGCCGAGGCCCATGGAAAGGGGCACCGTAGGGGGTGAAAGTCCCGTAGGCGAAAACGCGCGGCGCGCTAGCAGTATCCTGAGTAGGGCGGGGCCGGAGAAACCCTGTCTGAATCCGCCAGCACCATCTGGCAAGCCTAAACACTACCGGGAGACCGATAGCGAACCAGTACCGTAAGGGAAAGGTGAAAAGAACCCTGAGCAAGGGAGTGAAAAGACCCTGAAACCATGCGCCTACAAGCGGTCGGAGTCCGCCATCCGGCGGATGACGGCGTGCCTTTTGCATAATGAGCCTACGAGTTATTCCTCACTGGCGGCCTAAGCCCTTCAGGGGCGGAAGCGAAGCGAAAGCGAGTCTTAACAGGGCGTTCGAGGTCAGTGGGGATAGACGCGAAACCGAGTGATCTATCCATGGGCAGGCTGAAGGTCCGATAATCTCGGAGTGGAGGGCCGAACCGGTAAGGGTTGAAAACCTTTCGGATGACCTGTGGATAGGGGTGAAAGGCCAATCAAACTCGGAGATAGCTCGTACTCCCCGAAATGCATTTAGGTGCAGCGTCGGGCAATGTGTGTCGGAGGTAAAGCTACTGAGAAGGCTAGGGGGCTTCACCGCCTACCAACCCTTAACAAACTCTGAATGCCGCCACACAGTACCGGCAGTGAGCCCCGGGGTGCGAAGGTCACGGGGCGAGAGGGGAACAACCCAGACCATCGGCTAAGGTCCCCAAACGCGGTTAAGTTGCGATAAACGAGGTGGGAATGCAGTGACAGCTAGGATGTTTGCTTGGAAGCAGCAATTCATTTAAAGAGTGCGTAACAGCTCACTAGTCGAGCGTTCCCGCGCGGAAAATAAACGGGCATCAAACCGCGTACCGAAGCCATGGTTCCGACTCAGGTCGGGAGGTAGGGGAGCATTCCGCGGCGACGAAGCGGCCCTGCGAGGGGTGGTGGAGCCAGCGGAAAAGCAAATGTAGGCATAAGTAACGATAAGGACGCTGGAAAAGCGTCCCGCCGCAAGACTAAGGGTTCCTTGATCTACGTTCATCGGATCAGGGTGAGCCGGGTCCTAAGGATAAGCCGAGAGGCGAGGCCGATGGCAAGCGGGTCAACATTCCCGCGCCGGCACGTGCTGCGAAGGGGGGGACGAAGGCGGGGAGGCGCCGCGCCGAGACGGAATTCGGCGTTGAACCGCGCGCGAGCGCGGGATAGTACCGCGATTCCTTCGGGGAGAGCGGATAGCGCGCCCGACCGACTTCCAGGAAAAGCCCCCGAGCGTCAGGCACGCGCCGCCCGTACCGCAAACCGACACAGGTAGTCGAGGAGAGCATCCTAAGGCGCTCGAGTGATTCGTGGCTAAGGAACTAGGCAAAATGGTCTCGTAACTTCGGGAGAAGAGACCCCCGCCGCGAGGCGGGGCGCAGTGAAGAGGCCCAGGCGACTGTTTAGCAAAAACACAGGGCTATGCCAAATCGCGAGATGAAGTATATGGCCTGACACCTGCCCGGTGCCGGAAGGTTAAGGAAGGGGCTTAGCGCGCGAGCGCGAAGGTCTTGACTGAAGCCCCGGTAAACGGCGGCCGTAACTATAACGGTCCTAAGGTAGCGAAATTCCTTGTCGGGTAAGTTCCGACCTGCACGAATGGTGTAACGATCTGGGCGCTGTCTCAGCCACGAGCTCGGTGAAATTGAAGTATCGGTGAAGATGCCGATTACCCGCAACGGGACGGAAAGACCCCGTGAACCTTTACTGCAGCTTTGCGTTGGGCTTGGCTATTCGATGCGTAGGATAGGTGGGAGGCATTGATCCGGCGGTTCAGGCCGTCGGGGAGCCGACGTTGAAATACCACCCTTTGACTAGTTGAGTCCTAACCCCCGATGGTTCGGGGAGACAGTGCATGGCGGGCAGTTTGACTGGGGTGGTCACCTCCAAAAGCGTAACGGAGGTTTGCAAAGGTGCCCTCAGCACGGACGGTAATCGTGCGCAGAGCGTATTAGTACAAGGGCGCTTGACTGAGAGGCCGACGGGCCGATCAGGGTCGAAAGACGGCTAAAGTGATCCGGTGGTTCCGCATGGAAGGGCCATCGCTCAAAGGATAAAAGGTACTCCGGGGATAACAGGCTGATCTCCCCCAAGAGCTCATATCGACGGGGAGGTTTGGCACCTCGATGTCGGCTCGTCGCATCCTGGGGCTGGAGAAGGTCCCAAGGGTTGGGCTGTTCGCCCATTAAAGCGGCACGTGAGCTGGGTTCAGAACGTCGCAAGACAGTTCGGTCCCTATCTGTTGTGGGCGCGGGAAGACTGAGGAGACCTGACACCAGTACGAGAGGACCGTGTTGGACGAACCGCTTGTGTGCCTGTTGTGCCGCCAGGCGCATCGCAGGGTAGCAACGTTCGGCCGGGATAAGCGCTGAAAGCATCTAAGCGCGAAGCCTACTCCGAGATGAGTCTTCCGATGTAAGGGCCGCAGGAGACGACTGCGTTGATAGGCGGCAGGTGGAAGCGTGGCGACACGTTGAGCCGAGCCGTACTAATTGCCCGCAAGCTTCCTTTTTTTTTTGATTTGCTCATGCCCCCCCGGCATGAGGGCCGCCGCGCCGCCTGCGCCCCTGCCCCCTCGCTCCTCCCGCCCCTTGTCATGTCGCCCGCGCCCGTCGCGGCCGGCGAAAAAGAAACAGGACGGGCCGCCTCCGCGCGGGCCCCTCAAGACATGTTGGCGTCTTTGGCGGCGGGGACCCACCTCTTCCCATTCCGAACAGAGCCGTTAAGCCCGCCAGCGCCGATGGTACTGGGGTCGAT
This genomic interval from Saprospiraceae bacterium contains the following:
- the mnmE gene encoding tRNA uridine-5-carboxymethylaminomethyl(34) synthesis GTPase MnmE; its protein translation is MLAPDLSSTIVALSTPPGVGATGVVRLSGPRAVIIADKIFKGKRLENQPSHTAHFGKIIAATDGGERVIDEALVTVFKNPQSYTGEDVVEISCHGSPYILQETIQLCLQNGARMAAPGEFTLRAFLNGKMDLSQAEAVADLIASESEVAHGVAMRQLRGGFKNEIQHLREELIGFASLVELELDFAEEDVEFADRTQLKTLVERIRKYIQNLLRSFSLGNALKTGVVTVIAGRPNAGKSTLLNTLLNEERAIVSDIAGTTRDTIEEVLNIKGVQFRLVDTAGLREAQDAIEAIGVQRTMEKIEQASILVYVWDVAAMTLAELYEDLSQFAPLRKSDGRLLIVCNKMDKNPYFKTEWLFDPMHPDVHPYLLEGGMPRGLSLLAHQLSILPIPISAKNAQNIEFLKEKLFEVAIGEEVNLESTVVTNARHYDALRRADAALTDVLNGLENGVTSDFVAQDIRRSLACLSEITGDVVGVEDILGTIFSKFCIGK
- a CDS encoding ComF family protein, whose amino-acid sequence is MTFPSVRELWSGFVHLLYPELCAACGEELPHGDVCFCFKCQLKVSTSEMHFSRENEFTNRLWGRVNIESGAAMYYFSRKGPVQQALHQLKYHNQPDIGLKIGRAFGKKLRSSEVFQSVESIIPVPLHPKKERLRGYNQSAVFAQGLSDAMGIPVLHRVLIRRSFTETQTKKKRMDRFGNVGEIFVVDKPSLIAGKHLLLVDDVLTTGATLEECGKALLGVPNTKLSMATIAIAVN